A single window of Hyphomicrobiales bacterium DNA harbors:
- a CDS encoding putative spermidine/putrescine transport system permease protein (Evidence 3 : Putative function from multiple computational evidences), giving the protein MVDLTARTVVAPKSRREWRRRAMPWLMLAPSLALMLYAFVLPMLTFFEYSFYTFRRGKLIDEFSLATYRRFLFDAYYQTIVLDTLWMAALTTLLALAIGYPLAFALWRLERPWMKRWLSLIIFSPIIVSVVVRSYGWIVLLADQGPVNWLLKTTGLAAEPVTLVFNLAGVVLSLSHVFLPFVVFPIYSSMSRIDPALREAAMDLGAGWLRTFRSITLPLTLPGIVAAVQISFTLALGAFVTPAMLGGGRVLVLPLQVYNATSEINWPVAAVGGLVLLVIAIIVVALCNRLLKYSEA; this is encoded by the coding sequence ATGGTCGATCTCACCGCGCGCACTGTCGTTGCGCCGAAGTCTCGTCGGGAATGGCGCAGGCGTGCCATGCCATGGCTCATGTTGGCACCCAGTCTGGCGTTGATGCTCTACGCCTTCGTCCTCCCGATGCTGACTTTCTTCGAGTATTCGTTCTATACGTTTCGGCGCGGAAAGCTCATCGACGAATTCTCGCTCGCAACCTATCGCCGCTTCCTGTTTGACGCCTACTATCAGACCATCGTTCTCGACACCTTGTGGATGGCCGCGCTCACGACGCTACTGGCGCTCGCCATTGGCTACCCACTTGCCTTCGCGCTGTGGCGCCTCGAGCGCCCCTGGATGAAGCGGTGGCTGTCGTTGATCATCTTCTCGCCCATCATCGTCAGCGTCGTGGTGCGTTCCTATGGCTGGATTGTACTGCTGGCGGATCAGGGGCCGGTGAACTGGCTATTGAAAACAACCGGTCTCGCGGCGGAGCCCGTAACGCTCGTTTTCAACCTGGCCGGTGTCGTCCTGAGCCTTTCCCATGTCTTCCTGCCTTTTGTCGTCTTCCCCATCTATTCCTCGATGAGCCGGATCGATCCGGCGCTGCGCGAGGCGGCCATGGATCTGGGAGCCGGCTGGCTACGCACGTTCCGCAGCATCACCCTGCCGCTCACCTTGCCCGGCATCGTCGCGGCCGTACAGATTTCCTTCACGCTGGCGCTAGGCGCATTCGTCACGCCGGCCATGCTGGGCGGCGGGCGTGTGCTGGTTCTGCCGCTGCAGGTCTACAACGCCACGTCCGAGATCAATTGGCCGGTTGCGGCGGTTGGCGGGCTTGTTCTCCTCGTGATTGCGATCATCGTGGTCGCACTCTGCAACCGTCTTCTCAAATATAGCGAGGCGTGA
- a CDS encoding AsnC family transcriptional regulator, with protein MPGPLDKLDRRIVAALARDGRRTFRDIARELDISEGTVRFRVTRLQEEGLIRVTAVGSPLALGVEVYAMILIRVKPGHVKEAGTILSSYPNVRFVGSAFGSVDLFIQTLHRDTRDLHRFVSEELPQRIPAITSIETCQLAEVLKSTWTWGDWFEYLDGADAAREPLQEAAEA; from the coding sequence GTGCCCGGACCATTGGATAAACTGGACCGGCGGATCGTCGCCGCCTTGGCCCGCGATGGGCGACGTACCTTTCGGGACATAGCGCGTGAACTCGACATCTCCGAGGGGACCGTGCGGTTCCGCGTGACGCGGCTGCAGGAGGAGGGGCTCATCCGCGTAACGGCGGTTGGCAGCCCGCTTGCGCTCGGCGTCGAGGTCTATGCGATGATCCTCATCCGCGTAAAGCCGGGGCACGTGAAGGAGGCGGGGACGATCCTCAGTTCCTATCCCAATGTGCGATTTGTGGGGTCCGCTTTTGGATCGGTTGATCTGTTCATTCAAACCTTGCATCGTGATACACGAGATCTTCACCGTTTCGTCAGCGAAGAACTGCCTCAGCGCATCCCCGCCATTACCAGCATAGAAACCTGCCAGCTCGCCGAAGTTCTCAAGAGCACATGGACCTGGGGTGACTGGTTCGAATACCTGGATGGTGCAGACGCTGCCCGGGAGCCTCTGCAGGAGGCGGCGGAAGCCTGA
- the potA gene encoding Spermidine/putrescine import ATP-binding protein PotA, with protein sequence MTSDVEFRNVSKFFGTYAAVDDISFSVPAGSFFSLLGPSGCGKSTTLRMTSGFEFPDRGDIMIAGENMAGIAAYRRPTNMVFQRWALFPHMTVFDNIAFGLSVERQPRDVIHRRVGEALELVGLTQFATRKPRQLSGGQMQRVALARALVKRPKVLLLDEPLGALDLKLRMQMQLELKRIQREVGTTFIYVTHDQGEALTMSDQIAVMNNGRIDQLGSPQEIYDHPATRFVAGFIGNANLLPVAVAGRDAGTATVSLGGFTFPTHIAQEPTGDKGWIVIRYERIRMGEAAGSMPIRTQARVRDAIFAGSTVHYVMAIEPSGTEITVEAGHDGLSSPLVQGSLVDIGWEPGVTRLFGDV encoded by the coding sequence GTGACCTCCGACGTCGAATTCCGCAACGTCTCGAAATTCTTCGGCACATATGCCGCCGTCGATGACATATCCTTCTCCGTGCCAGCCGGCAGTTTCTTCTCCCTTCTTGGTCCCTCGGGTTGCGGCAAGTCTACGACATTGCGCATGACGAGCGGATTCGAGTTTCCCGATCGCGGTGATATCATGATCGCGGGCGAGAACATGGCCGGTATCGCAGCCTACAGGCGCCCGACCAATATGGTCTTCCAACGCTGGGCGCTCTTCCCGCACATGACGGTGTTCGACAACATCGCCTTCGGGTTGAGCGTCGAGCGGCAACCACGTGATGTCATCCATCGCCGCGTCGGCGAGGCGCTTGAGCTTGTCGGGCTGACACAATTTGCGACACGCAAGCCGCGACAGTTGTCCGGCGGGCAGATGCAGCGTGTCGCTTTGGCCCGCGCCCTGGTAAAGCGCCCCAAGGTTCTGCTGCTGGATGAGCCACTCGGCGCGCTGGATCTCAAGCTGCGCATGCAGATGCAACTCGAGCTGAAACGCATTCAGCGAGAGGTCGGCACCACCTTCATCTACGTCACACACGATCAGGGTGAAGCCCTGACCATGTCTGATCAGATCGCCGTGATGAACAACGGCCGCATCGACCAGCTCGGCTCGCCGCAGGAGATTTATGATCATCCCGCCACACGGTTCGTCGCCGGGTTCATTGGAAACGCCAATCTTCTCCCCGTCGCAGTAGCCGGCCGGGATGCCGGGACGGCAACGGTATCGTTGGGCGGCTTTACATTCCCAACGCATATCGCCCAGGAGCCGACGGGTGACAAAGGCTGGATCGTCATCCGCTATGAACGGATCCGCATGGGCGAGGCGGCCGGCAGCATGCCGATCCGTACGCAGGCCCGCGTGCGCGACGCGATCTTCGCCGGATCGACGGTGCATTACGTGATGGCGATCGAACCTTCTGGAACCGAGATCACCGTCGAGGCCGGGCACGATGGTCTGTCCAGCCCTCTCGTGCAGGGTAGTCTGGTCGATATCGGTTGGGAGCCGGGCGTGACGCGCCTGTTCGGCGATGTCTGA
- a CDS encoding putative spermidine/putrescine transport system substrate-binding protein (Evidence 3 : Putative function from multiple computational evidences), protein MKVSRIIAAASVALGIGLFANAARSAEPTEITFFIWAGSNQGIVPTEVIEKYRKDHPDVKINILESNNAITYPKMVAAHRTTPDKPLVHCGFFNVDSITKGDVEGLWANLDPARVTNLANIEPKYARPDNKGTPYMMSGIGILYNKNAVKEPPTTWADMWDPKNRGRITMFDYDNRMLVIAARLNGGGEDNIDPGFKIWSENAKNFRALVDSNDAVKNLLVSGDAWMAPWFSGLSYVWIREGAPLGFAIPKEGTIGFPLYLSMAQGVNPAQKAVCEDLINELMSPENAGRYSKLTFAVSLVKNAALDDEQKSDPLLNAELAATSIPFDYGSIGQDAAEWRERWDREVKFKLR, encoded by the coding sequence ATGAAGGTGTCTCGCATCATCGCGGCGGCCAGCGTCGCGCTCGGCATCGGCCTGTTTGCCAATGCGGCCCGCAGCGCCGAGCCTACGGAAATTACTTTCTTCATCTGGGCAGGCTCGAACCAGGGCATCGTACCGACCGAGGTCATCGAGAAATATCGAAAAGATCATCCGGATGTTAAGATCAACATCCTGGAATCGAATAACGCGATCACCTACCCCAAGATGGTCGCCGCACATCGCACCACTCCGGATAAACCGCTGGTGCATTGTGGATTCTTCAATGTCGATTCGATCACGAAAGGTGACGTCGAAGGTCTTTGGGCAAATCTCGACCCGGCACGCGTGACGAACCTCGCCAATATCGAGCCGAAATATGCGCGGCCCGATAACAAGGGCACGCCCTATATGATGTCAGGCATCGGCATTCTTTATAACAAGAATGCCGTGAAGGAGCCGCCGACGACATGGGCCGACATGTGGGACCCCAAGAACAGGGGCCGCATCACCATGTTCGACTACGACAACCGCATGCTGGTCATCGCGGCGCGGTTGAACGGCGGCGGCGAAGACAATATCGATCCCGGGTTCAAGATTTGGTCCGAAAATGCCAAGAACTTCCGAGCGCTGGTTGATTCCAATGACGCTGTGAAGAATCTTCTCGTCTCGGGCGATGCATGGATGGCTCCGTGGTTCTCGGGCCTGTCCTATGTCTGGATCCGGGAAGGCGCCCCTCTCGGCTTCGCCATTCCGAAGGAAGGCACAATCGGATTCCCGCTATACCTCAGTATGGCTCAGGGTGTTAATCCCGCCCAGAAGGCTGTTTGCGAGGATCTGATCAACGAGCTGATGTCTCCGGAAAACGCGGGCCGCTATTCCAAGCTCACTTTCGCAGTATCTCTGGTCAAGAATGCTGCACTAGACGACGAACAGAAGAGCGATCCGCTGCTGAACGCCGAGCTGGCTGCCACCTCCATTCCGTTCGACTACGGATCCATCGGTCAGGACGCCGCTGAGTGGCGGGAGCGTTGGGACCGCGAGGTCAAGTTCAAACTGCGCTGA
- a CDS encoding Gamma-glutamyltranspeptidase — translation MSSRVPTFTTRPEIEGSFGVVTSTHWVATAVGMSMLERGGNAFDAGVATAFTLQIVEPHLNGPGGDTPIILHDRRTRRTDVICGQGPAPAAATIDAFEGLGLDLVPGTGLLAACIPGSFDAWMLLLRDYGTLRLSDVLAPAIYYADHGVPVIPRIAAGIASVASLFREHWPSSAEVFLPNDAVPQVGQFFANKALADTYSRVLREAAGGSREQEIERARQVWSQGFIAEAIDRYCREEQLFDVSGRHNPGLLTGQDMASWQAHVEAPVSYDYGRYSVCKTGPWSQGPVLLQQLALLAGFELDGLDPRGPDFIHLQVEAAKLAFADREAFYGDPDFTPVPLEVLLSQDYNTGRRKLIGERASLELCPGQVAGLGRHIPVVAHAAAAVEGAGEPTLADLPAERGDTVHFDIIDRDGNMISATPSGGWLQSSPVIPGLGFPLGTRAQMFWLERGLPNSLAPGKRPRTTLTPSFALRDGEPWLAWGTPGGDQQDQWNLQYFLRVVHSGMNLQQAIDAPAWHSEHFPASFWPRQAEPGLLVVEENVPSATIEELRARGHVVRVGPAWSEGRLSAASREGRHLRAASGPRGMQGLAVGR, via the coding sequence ATGTCATCACGCGTGCCAACTTTCACCACGCGTCCCGAGATCGAAGGCAGTTTCGGCGTGGTGACTTCGACGCACTGGGTCGCGACCGCGGTCGGGATGTCGATGTTGGAGCGCGGCGGCAATGCATTCGATGCTGGTGTGGCCACAGCCTTCACCCTGCAGATCGTCGAGCCACATCTCAACGGCCCGGGCGGGGACACGCCCATCATTCTTCACGACCGGCGCACAAGACGTACGGACGTCATTTGCGGGCAGGGGCCAGCGCCAGCCGCGGCAACGATCGATGCGTTCGAGGGGCTCGGACTGGATCTGGTGCCCGGTACGGGGCTGCTTGCAGCCTGCATCCCCGGCTCTTTCGACGCATGGATGCTGCTGCTCAGGGACTATGGCACGCTGCGCCTTTCGGATGTTCTCGCGCCGGCAATCTACTACGCGGACCATGGCGTGCCGGTCATTCCCCGTATCGCCGCTGGCATTGCCTCGGTCGCATCCCTTTTTCGCGAGCATTGGCCAAGCTCGGCCGAGGTGTTCTTGCCCAATGATGCCGTACCGCAGGTTGGCCAGTTCTTTGCCAATAAGGCGTTGGCAGACACCTATTCGCGTGTCCTTCGGGAGGCGGCGGGGGGCAGTCGCGAGCAGGAAATCGAACGCGCGCGGCAGGTATGGAGCCAGGGGTTCATTGCCGAGGCCATTGATCGGTACTGTCGAGAAGAGCAGTTATTCGATGTGTCGGGGCGTCACAATCCCGGCTTGCTGACCGGGCAGGACATGGCAAGCTGGCAGGCGCACGTGGAAGCCCCTGTCAGCTATGACTACGGCCGCTACTCGGTCTGCAAGACGGGACCCTGGAGCCAGGGGCCGGTCCTTCTCCAACAGTTGGCTTTGCTGGCTGGGTTTGAGCTCGATGGGCTTGATCCGCGCGGCCCGGATTTCATCCATCTTCAGGTCGAGGCTGCAAAGCTCGCTTTCGCGGACCGCGAGGCCTTCTATGGCGATCCCGATTTCACGCCTGTGCCGCTGGAGGTGTTGCTATCGCAGGACTACAATACCGGCCGAAGGAAATTGATCGGGGAGCGTGCCTCCCTGGAGCTTTGCCCCGGGCAGGTGGCGGGTCTTGGCCGCCATATACCCGTCGTTGCGCATGCGGCTGCAGCCGTGGAGGGGGCGGGTGAGCCGACCTTGGCGGACCTTCCGGCCGAGCGTGGGGATACGGTCCATTTCGATATCATCGATCGCGACGGCAATATGATTTCGGCAACGCCTAGTGGGGGTTGGCTGCAGAGTTCACCCGTCATACCGGGGCTTGGCTTTCCGTTGGGCACACGCGCGCAGATGTTCTGGCTGGAACGCGGTCTGCCCAATTCACTCGCTCCCGGAAAGCGGCCGCGTACGACACTGACGCCCTCGTTCGCGCTGCGTGACGGCGAGCCCTGGCTTGCCTGGGGCACGCCGGGAGGCGATCAACAGGACCAATGGAACCTGCAATACTTTCTGCGGGTCGTCCATAGCGGCATGAACCTGCAGCAGGCCATTGACGCGCCCGCCTGGCACAGCGAGCATTTTCCCGCATCGTTCTGGCCACGGCAGGCCGAACCCGGGCTTCTCGTGGTCGAAGAGAATGTGCCATCGGCGACGATTGAAGAGCTACGGGCACGGGGGCATGTGGTGCGCGTTGGTCCGGCCTGGAGCGAGGGGCGCTTGTCGGCCGCCTCACGCGAGGGTCGGCACCTGCGGGCCGCGTCAGGTCCCAGGGGGATGCAAGGGCTGGCTGTTGGCCGTTGA
- a CDS encoding hypothetical protein (Evidence 5 : Unknown function), translating into MEKMKRVEMSGFRRLLQRLPGSVCTIQVFEPVTPGPCALENFGELAGFYAGNGGDALRQFFADETVKISCITMQGLNEQINRSKSGPHKSHIGIGTEDRPRLLHVPRLYADEDHRIDLDAERKRAANRRYADEPLLLQPRHAEPHGPLGDVEFTRYVPKGTSPIAGQGGDDPPVQFIQWSGHSGLLYYHAQNFSCPPTLYAQIISINTLTTAVNRHIIFAFRNKKQLFLRKA; encoded by the coding sequence TTGGAGAAGATGAAACGTGTGGAAATGTCAGGCTTCCGCCGCCTCCTGCAGAGGCTCCCGGGCAGCGTCTGCACCATCCAGGTATTCGAACCAGTCACCCCAGGTCCATGTGCTCTTGAGAACTTCGGCGAGCTGGCAGGTTTCTATGCTGGTAATGGCGGGGATGCGCTGAGGCAGTTCTTCGCTGACGAAACGGTGAAGATCTCGTGTATCACGATGCAAGGTTTGAATGAACAGATCAACCGATCCAAAAGCGGACCCCACAAATCGCACATTGGGATAGGAACTGAGGATCGTCCCCGCCTCCTTCACGTGCCCCGGCTTTACGCGGATGAGGATCATCGCATAGACCTCGACGCCGAGCGCAAGCGGGCTGCCAACCGCCGTTACGCGGATGAGCCCCTCCTCCTGCAGCCGCGTCACGCGGAACCGCACGGTCCCCTCGGAGATGTCGAGTTCACGCGCTATGTCCCGAAAGGTACGTCGCCCATCGCGGGCCAAGGCGGCGACGATCCGCCGGTCCAGTTTATCCAATGGTCCGGGCACTCCGGGCTCCTGTATTACCACGCTCAAAATTTCAGCTGTCCGCCCACGTTATATGCGCAGATCATCTCCATCAACACATTGACGACCGCCGTCAATCGACATATCATTTTCGCATTCCGCAATAAGAAGCAACTTTTTTTACGCAAAGCGTAA